The genomic region GTAGTCGTCGTTGGGCTCGCCCTCGTTGGCCACCAGGAGGGTGTCGCCGCCGGGGCCGAAGGTCGCCATGTCCGGCAGGGCGCCGACCCGGAGCGCGTTGAGGACGGAGCCCTCGGTGTCGAAGAAGACCACCCAGCCGGGCTCGGTCTTGTCCGCGGACTCCACCGCGACCGCCACGACGCCGCCGTGGACCGCCACGGAGTTGGCGACGGCGCCCTCGCCGACCGTCGACCCGTCGGCCGCCCTCGCACCGGCGGTCTCCAGGGCGAAGAGTGCGGCCGGTGCCTCGGGGTCGGAGACGTCCAGCACCTCGACGGTGGCCGACGCGGCACTGACCACGAAGAGGCGCTGGGTGATCGGGTCGTGGGCGACGATCTCCGCCGCGGAGGCGTCGAACACGTCGGAGTGGTGGGTGCCGAGCACGGACAGTTCGATACCGACGGGTCCGCGTCCGCGCCCGTGCCCGGGGTCGGCGTGGGCGGCCGGCACGGCCCCGGTGAGGGTGACGGCGACGGCGGCCGTGACCGCCATGGTCTTGCGCATGGGTGCTTCCTGGTGGCTTCGGGGGATCAGGGCGCGATCACGCCCGCGCCGAAGCCAACCAGGAGGTCGCGAACACCGGGTGACGGCGGGCCTGCCGCCAGGTGAAGGGGGCGCCGTTCAGCGGCGCGCCTCCGCTCGCAGGGACAGCGCCACCTGCACCAGGGCACGGCAGCGGGCGAACTCCAGGGCGGTGAACGGGACCGCGACCTCCCCCGCGCGGCGCACGACGAGGACCCCGCCGTCGGGCGCCGGGAGCGTCATGGTGGTGCCCGACAGGTCCTCCCGCCCCATGCCCTCCGGCGGGCGCGCCAGGTGCCGGACGTCCTGCGCCGCCGACAGCGCCACCAGCGACCGCTCCAGGGTCGTGGCACCGGTGATCAGAGCGCTGACCAGCGCGAGTGTGCGGCTCGTGGTGTCGCTGAGCTCGTGGACGTCGGCCGGGCGCACGATCACGTCCCGGACGCCCGCCCCCTGCACGGCGTTGTACAGGTCGCGCTCGCCCACCCGGGCGGGGGCGTTGACGAAGAACTCGTCTATGGCCTCGGGCCCGCCCGGGTGGACCTGCATGAGCCGGATGTCGATCCCGAGCGCGGCGAACCGGGAGGTGAGCGCGGCCAGACCGCCGGGGACGTCGGCGACGGTCACCCGGACACTCCACAACCGGTCGTCGGCGTGGTCGTGCAGGGGGACGGGGCGCGGGTCGGCGGACGTGTTCGGCTTCGCCGCCCCCGCCGGTCCGGAGGCTCCCGTCGCCCCCGCCGATCCGGAGGGCCCGGACGGTTCACCCTGCCGGGTCCGCCGCCGGGACGGGCGAGCGGCACGCTGGCGGTGCCACCGGTGGAGGCCGGACACCGCGAGCAGCAGGGCGCCCACGGCGATCAGTGCGCGGACCCCGCCGTCGCTGTGCCCGAGGGAGAGCACCACGACGTGCGCCGCTCCGGCCGCGAGCAGGAGGATCCCCAGGTCCATCGCCTCACGGCCGAGGAAGCCGGGGCGGGTGTGGTCGTCGGTTCCGTAACCTTCGGAAGCGTCCATGTCCACGACAGTGCCAAGCCGACGTTGCGGGCGTCCTTCACTCTGTGACGGGCCCGTAACAACGGAGCGTGACGCTGGTCACGGAGCGCGGTCGCCACGTGCGTCCGCCCCGCCGGGACCCCCGCCGCCGGCTTC from Nocardiopsis aegyptia harbors:
- a CDS encoding ACT domain-containing protein gives rise to the protein MDASEGYGTDDHTRPGFLGREAMDLGILLLAAGAAHVVVLSLGHSDGGVRALIAVGALLLAVSGLHRWHRQRAARPSRRRTRQGEPSGPSGSAGATGASGPAGAAKPNTSADPRPVPLHDHADDRLWSVRVTVADVPGGLAALTSRFAALGIDIRLMQVHPGGPEAIDEFFVNAPARVGERDLYNAVQGAGVRDVIVRPADVHELSDTTSRTLALVSALITGATTLERSLVALSAAQDVRHLARPPEGMGREDLSGTTMTLPAPDGGVLVVRRAGEVAVPFTALEFARCRALVQVALSLRAEARR